In a single window of the Mustelus asterias chromosome 3, sMusAst1.hap1.1, whole genome shotgun sequence genome:
- the LOC144491726 gene encoding cytokine-inducible SH2-containing protein-like isoform X2, with translation MTFQEENSALVPVNQQNQEAAEKRDPEADMQCITTTLRQLDLSGWYWGSLTASEAKQQLNKMPEGTFLIRDSSHPCYLLTLSVKTNRGPTNVRIEYSNGKFCLDSYYLAKPRILAFSEVLSLIQHYVCSCIVDRYDKVADTAGLPPKDTAIHLKLIKPLHRRDSFPSLQHLCRLTINRVTHQVDKLPLPKRVQDYLEEYPFLL, from the exons ATGACTTTTCAGGAGGAGAATTCTGCACTCGTGCCGGTGAATCAGCAAAACCAGGAAGCTGCTGAGAAGAGAGACCCTGAGGCGGATATGCAGTGTATCACTACCACACTCCGGCAACTGGACCTATCAG GATGGTACTGGGGCTCCCTGACAGCCAGTGAAGCCAAGCAGCAACTCAACAAGATGCCGGAGGGTACTTTCCTCATTCGGGATAGCTCGCATCCCTGCTACCTGCTGACCCTCTCCGTGAAGACCAACCGGGGCCCCACTAACGTCCGCATCGAGTACAGCAACGGCAAGTTCTGCCTGGACTCTTACTACCTGGCGAAGCCCAGGATCCTGGCGTTCAGCGAAGTTCTGAGCCTCATCCAGCATTACGTCTGCTCGTGCATCGTGGACCGGTACGACAAAGTGGCGGACACGGCGGGCCTGCCGCCCAAGGACACTGCCATCCACCTGAAACTTATTAAGCCTCTTCACCGAAGGGACTCCTTCCCCTCGCTTCAGCACTTGTGCCGATTAACTATTAACCGGGTAACGCACCAAGTGGACAAGCTGCCTTTGCCAAAACGTGTCCAGGATTATTTAGAAGAGTACCCTTTCCTCCTCTGA
- the LOC144491726 gene encoding cytokine-inducible SH2-containing protein-like isoform X1, producing the protein MLLCLQGPLPTQQGAANIPLTRAAADVILITETRENRAGRNGSLMTFQEENSALVPVNQQNQEAAEKRDPEADMQCITTTLRQLDLSGWYWGSLTASEAKQQLNKMPEGTFLIRDSSHPCYLLTLSVKTNRGPTNVRIEYSNGKFCLDSYYLAKPRILAFSEVLSLIQHYVCSCIVDRYDKVADTAGLPPKDTAIHLKLIKPLHRRDSFPSLQHLCRLTINRVTHQVDKLPLPKRVQDYLEEYPFLL; encoded by the exons ACCTCTACCCACTCAGCAAGGAGCAGCAAACATCCCTCTGACCCGGGCGGCAGCTGACGTAATCCTGATAACGGAAACGCGGGAAAACCGAGCTGGGAGGAACGGGTCCCTGATGACTTTTCAGGAGGAGAATTCTGCACTCGTGCCGGTGAATCAGCAAAACCAGGAAGCTGCTGAGAAGAGAGACCCTGAGGCGGATATGCAGTGTATCACTACCACACTCCGGCAACTGGACCTATCAG GATGGTACTGGGGCTCCCTGACAGCCAGTGAAGCCAAGCAGCAACTCAACAAGATGCCGGAGGGTACTTTCCTCATTCGGGATAGCTCGCATCCCTGCTACCTGCTGACCCTCTCCGTGAAGACCAACCGGGGCCCCACTAACGTCCGCATCGAGTACAGCAACGGCAAGTTCTGCCTGGACTCTTACTACCTGGCGAAGCCCAGGATCCTGGCGTTCAGCGAAGTTCTGAGCCTCATCCAGCATTACGTCTGCTCGTGCATCGTGGACCGGTACGACAAAGTGGCGGACACGGCGGGCCTGCCGCCCAAGGACACTGCCATCCACCTGAAACTTATTAAGCCTCTTCACCGAAGGGACTCCTTCCCCTCGCTTCAGCACTTGTGCCGATTAACTATTAACCGGGTAACGCACCAAGTGGACAAGCTGCCTTTGCCAAAACGTGTCCAGGATTATTTAGAAGAGTACCCTTTCCTCCTCTGA